One Pseudonocardia abyssalis DNA segment encodes these proteins:
- a CDS encoding HAMP domain-containing protein encodes MTAKRTRADAPGSTGPGDGDDLLRELADALGQVRRGRFDVRLPRREGAAGEVVDQFNEMVGMQERRNRDLLRIGRVVGREGRMSDRLDEESYDGGWATGAQAVNSLIDDLARPTAEIARVIEAVAEGDLSQHMALEIEGRPLRGEYLRIGRTVNTMVDQLSSFAVEVTRVAREVGTDGRLGGQADVRGVAGTWRALTDSVNTMASNLTDQVRSISTTATAIAQGDLSRKITVTAAGEVAALADTINSLTDTLALFADEVTRMAREVGTEGKLGGQAEVAGVAGTWKNLTDAVNLMATNLTDQVRGIAQVATAVAQGDLSQKITVDARGEILELKSTVNTMVDQLQSFADEVTRVAREVGTEGKLGGQAQVRGVSGTWRDLTENVNQLASNLTGQVRNIAQVTTAVARGDLSQKITVDARGEILELKSTVNTMVDQLQSFADEVTRVAREVGTEGRLGGQAQVRGVAGTWRDLTDNVNYMASNLTGQVRNIAQVTTAVARGDLSQKITVDARGEILELKSTVNTMVDQLQSFADEVTRVAREVGTEGKLGGQAEVKGVAGTWRDLTENVNELASNLTRQVRNIAQVTTAVAQGDLSQKITVDARGEILDLKTTVNTMVGQLQSFADEVTRVAREVGIEGKLGGQAEVKGVAGTWRDLTENVNELASNLTGQVRNIAQVTTAVARGDLSQKITVDARGEILELKSTVNTMVDQLQSFADEVTRVAREVGTEGKLGGQAQVRGVSGTWRDLTENVNQLASTLTTQLRAISAVSTAVASGDLTQQIRVAALGEVAELKDTINMMIGALRETTTTNADQGWLDSNLVRIGGLLQGQRDLRAVCQMIMNEVAPLVGAQVGAFFLATPRSEGAARVDADRSGPDGRWVLTGGYAMAVDDPPVAVRSGDGLVGQAAATGETVLMTDVPDDYLPVRSGVGVAAPRAVVVLPVPFEGESLGVIEFGSVTPFSALHLAFLERLVGAIGVALATIRANRRTEELLKQSQGLATELQDQSAELQRANAELEEKAEQLSEQNRNVEIKNMEIDAARRGVEEKAQQLALANQFKSEFLANMSHELRTPLNSLLLLSRLLADNADDNLTARQIEFASTIHGAGSDLLVLIDDILDLSKIEAGRVDVDSAVVDLAEVRGHVTHAFGPQTEDKGLELRVRAAADLPDTITTDAQRLQQILRNLLSNAMKFTAAGSVTLTMSRAPSGTVYGVPPLDAARHVIAFSVRDTGIGIPEDKFAMIFEAFQQADGTTSRKYGGTGLGLSISKELARLLGGRIDVSSEVGRGSEFTLYLPDELPAVTSTARIAPRRTAPDPAPPGEGTRPDGRAPILRSAGPTARPVAGLAGVTVLIIDDDVRNVFALTSALELHGLTVLYAENGHDGIAMLTEHPDVDVVLMDAMMPDIDGNETTRRIRALPQGRGLPVVFLTAKAMPGDRESSLAAGATDYVTKPVDLDELLVLMASWVAGRVAS; translated from the coding sequence GTGACGGCGAAGAGGACCCGGGCTGATGCCCCGGGATCGACGGGGCCGGGGGACGGCGACGACCTCCTCCGGGAGCTGGCCGACGCACTGGGTCAGGTGCGGCGCGGCCGGTTCGACGTGCGGCTCCCGCGGCGCGAGGGGGCAGCGGGCGAGGTCGTCGACCAGTTCAACGAGATGGTCGGGATGCAGGAGCGGCGCAACCGCGACCTGCTGCGGATCGGGCGGGTCGTCGGGCGCGAGGGCCGGATGTCCGACCGCCTCGACGAGGAGTCCTACGACGGCGGCTGGGCCACGGGCGCGCAGGCCGTCAACTCCCTGATCGACGACCTGGCGCGGCCCACCGCGGAGATCGCGCGGGTCATCGAGGCCGTCGCCGAGGGCGACCTGTCCCAGCACATGGCCCTGGAGATCGAGGGCCGCCCGCTGCGCGGGGAGTACCTGCGGATCGGCCGCACGGTCAACACGATGGTCGACCAGCTCTCCAGCTTCGCCGTCGAGGTCACGCGCGTGGCGCGCGAGGTCGGCACCGACGGGCGCCTGGGCGGCCAGGCCGACGTGCGCGGGGTCGCGGGCACCTGGCGGGCGCTCACCGACTCGGTCAACACGATGGCGTCGAACCTCACCGACCAGGTGCGCTCGATCTCCACCACCGCCACCGCGATCGCCCAGGGCGACCTGTCGCGCAAGATCACGGTGACGGCTGCGGGTGAGGTCGCGGCACTCGCCGACACGATCAACTCGCTCACCGACACGCTCGCGCTGTTCGCCGACGAGGTCACGCGCATGGCGCGCGAGGTGGGCACCGAGGGGAAGCTCGGCGGGCAGGCCGAGGTCGCGGGCGTCGCGGGCACCTGGAAGAACCTCACCGACGCGGTCAACCTGATGGCCACGAACCTCACCGACCAGGTGCGCGGGATCGCGCAGGTCGCCACGGCGGTCGCGCAGGGGGACCTGTCGCAGAAGATCACGGTCGATGCGCGGGGGGAGATCCTGGAGCTCAAGTCGACGGTCAACACGATGGTCGACCAGCTGCAGAGCTTCGCCGACGAGGTCACCCGGGTGGCCCGCGAGGTGGGCACGGAGGGCAAGCTCGGGGGGCAGGCGCAGGTCCGGGGCGTGTCGGGCACCTGGCGCGACCTGACGGAGAACGTCAACCAGCTGGCGTCGAACCTGACGGGTCAGGTGCGCAACATCGCGCAGGTCACCACGGCGGTGGCGCGGGGGGACCTGTCGCAGAAGATCACCGTCGACGCGCGGGGGGAGATCCTGGAGCTCAAGTCGACGGTCAACACGATGGTCGACCAGCTGCAGAGCTTCGCCGACGAGGTGACGCGCGTGGCCCGGGAGGTGGGCACCGAGGGGCGTCTGGGCGGTCAGGCGCAGGTGCGCGGCGTCGCGGGGACGTGGCGCGACCTCACCGACAACGTCAACTACATGGCGTCGAACCTGACGGGTCAGGTGCGCAACATCGCGCAGGTCACCACGGCGGTGGCGCGGGGGGACCTGTCGCAGAAGATCACCGTCGACGCGCGGGGGGAGATCCTGGAGCTCAAGTCGACGGTCAACACGATGGTCGACCAGCTGCAGTCCTTCGCCGACGAGGTCACCCGGGTGGCCCGCGAGGTGGGCACGGAGGGCAAGCTCGGCGGCCAGGCGGAGGTGAAGGGCGTCGCGGGGACGTGGCGGGACCTCACCGAGAACGTCAACGAGCTGGCGTCCAACCTCACCCGCCAGGTCCGCAACATCGCGCAGGTCACCACGGCCGTCGCGCAGGGGGACCTGTCGCAGAAGATCACCGTCGACGCCCGGGGCGAGATCCTGGACCTCAAGACCACCGTCAACACGATGGTCGGGCAGCTGCAGTCCTTCGCCGACGAGGTCACGCGCGTGGCCCGGGAGGTGGGCATCGAGGGGAAGCTCGGCGGCCAGGCGGAGGTGAAGGGCGTCGCGGGGACGTGGCGCGACCTGACGGAGAACGTGAACGAGCTGGCGTCGAACCTGACGGGTCAGGTGCGCAACATCGCGCAGGTCACCACGGCGGTGGCGCGGGGGGACCTGTCGCAGAAGATCACCGTCGACGCGCGCGGGGAGATCCTGGAGCTCAAGTCGACGGTCAACACGATGGTCGACCAGCTGCAGTCCTTCGCCGACGAGGTCACCCGGGTGGCCCGCGAGGTCGGCACCGAGGGGAAGCTCGGGGGGCAGGCGCAGGTCCGGGGCGTGTCCGGCACCTGGCGCGACCTCACCGAGAACGTCAACCAGCTCGCCTCGACGCTCACCACGCAGCTGCGCGCGATCTCCGCGGTCTCCACCGCGGTCGCCAGCGGCGACCTCACCCAGCAGATCCGGGTGGCCGCGCTCGGCGAGGTCGCCGAGCTCAAGGACACGATCAACATGATGATCGGGGCCCTGCGCGAGACCACCACGACCAACGCCGACCAGGGCTGGCTCGACTCCAACCTCGTGCGCATCGGCGGCCTGCTGCAGGGTCAGCGGGACCTGCGCGCGGTCTGTCAGATGATCATGAACGAGGTCGCGCCGCTGGTGGGGGCGCAGGTGGGGGCGTTCTTCCTGGCCACGCCGCGGAGCGAAGGTGCGGCGCGCGTCGACGCCGACCGGTCGGGCCCGGACGGACGGTGGGTGCTCACCGGTGGGTACGCGATGGCCGTCGACGACCCGCCGGTCGCGGTGCGCTCGGGCGACGGGCTGGTCGGGCAGGCGGCGGCGACGGGCGAGACCGTGCTGATGACCGACGTCCCCGACGACTACCTCCCGGTCCGCTCGGGCGTCGGGGTCGCGGCACCGCGCGCGGTGGTGGTGCTGCCGGTGCCGTTCGAGGGCGAGTCGCTCGGCGTCATCGAGTTCGGGTCGGTCACCCCGTTCTCCGCGCTGCACCTGGCGTTCCTGGAGCGGCTCGTCGGCGCGATCGGCGTCGCGCTGGCCACGATCCGGGCCAACCGCCGCACCGAGGAGCTGCTCAAGCAGAGCCAGGGGCTGGCCACGGAGCTGCAGGACCAGTCGGCGGAGCTGCAGCGCGCCAACGCGGAGCTGGAGGAGAAGGCCGAGCAGCTCTCCGAGCAGAACCGCAACGTCGAGATCAAGAACATGGAGATCGACGCCGCCCGGCGCGGAGTGGAGGAGAAGGCGCAGCAGCTCGCGCTGGCCAACCAGTTCAAGTCGGAGTTCCTGGCCAACATGAGCCACGAGCTGCGCACCCCGCTGAACTCGCTGCTCCTGCTCTCGCGCCTGCTCGCCGACAACGCCGACGACAACCTCACCGCCCGGCAGATCGAGTTCGCCAGCACGATCCACGGGGCCGGGTCCGACCTGCTGGTGCTCATCGACGACATCCTCGACCTGTCCAAGATCGAGGCCGGGCGGGTCGACGTCGACTCCGCGGTCGTCGACCTGGCGGAGGTGCGCGGCCACGTCACCCACGCGTTCGGGCCCCAGACCGAGGACAAGGGCCTGGAGCTGCGGGTGCGGGCCGCCGCCGACCTGCCCGACACGATCACCACCGACGCCCAGCGGCTGCAGCAGATCCTGCGCAACCTGCTGTCGAACGCGATGAAGTTCACCGCGGCGGGCAGCGTCACGCTGACGATGTCCCGCGCCCCGTCCGGCACGGTCTACGGCGTCCCGCCGCTGGACGCGGCCCGGCACGTGATCGCGTTCTCGGTACGCGACACCGGCATCGGCATCCCCGAGGACAAGTTCGCGATGATCTTCGAGGCGTTCCAGCAGGCCGACGGCACGACCAGCCGCAAGTACGGCGGCACCGGCCTGGGCCTGTCGATCAGCAAGGAGCTGGCCCGGCTGCTCGGCGGGCGGATCGACGTGTCGTCGGAGGTGGGGCGGGGATCGGAGTTCACCCTGTACCTGCCCGACGAGCTGCCCGCCGTCACCTCGACGGCGCGGATCGCGCCGCGGCGCACCGCACCGGACCCGGCGCCGCCGGGGGAGGGGACCCGGCCGGACGGCAGGGCCCCGATCCTGCGCTCGGCGGGCCCGACCGCCCGGCCGGTCGCCGGGCTGGCCGGCGTCACCGTCCTGATCATCGACGACGACGTGCGCAACGTGTTCGCGTTGACCAGCGCGCTGGAGCTGCACGGGCTCACCGTGCTGTACGCGGAGAACGGCCACGACGGGATCGCGATGCTCACGGAGCACCCGGATGTCGACGTCGTCCTGATGGACGCGATGATGCCCGACATCGACGGCAACGAGACCACCCGACGCATCCGCGCCCTGCCGCAGGGCCGCGGCCTCCCGGTCGTGTTCCTGACGGCGAAGGCGATGCCGGGCGACCGCGAGTCCAGCCTGGCCGCGGGAGCCACCGACTACGTGACGAAACCGGTCGACCTCGACGAACTGCTCGTGCTCATGGCGTCGTGGGTGGCGGGGCGGGTGGCATCGTGA
- a CDS encoding response regulator — protein sequence MSIARVLAVDDRRENLLALQAILEGLPIEIESVTSGEDALKRLLTGDYAVILLDAHMPGMDGFETAGHVKQRERTRHIPILFLTAVDYDPHLAFRSYQAGAVDYITKPFDPWVLRSKVAVFVDLWSMHTELALRAAEVGRLRRAVDDAVELLDGTGRDRTPDPAAARARLDAVREAP from the coding sequence ATGAGCATCGCGCGCGTGCTCGCGGTCGACGACCGGCGGGAGAACCTGCTGGCCCTGCAGGCGATCCTGGAGGGGCTGCCGATCGAGATCGAGTCGGTCACCAGCGGGGAGGACGCCCTCAAACGGCTGCTCACCGGCGACTACGCGGTGATCCTGCTCGACGCCCACATGCCCGGCATGGACGGCTTCGAGACGGCCGGGCACGTCAAGCAGCGGGAGCGGACCCGCCACATCCCGATCCTGTTCCTCACCGCCGTCGACTACGACCCGCACCTGGCGTTCCGCAGCTACCAGGCCGGGGCGGTCGACTACATCACCAAGCCGTTCGACCCGTGGGTGCTGCGGTCGAAGGTGGCGGTGTTCGTCGACCTGTGGTCCATGCACACGGAGCTGGCCCTGCGCGCCGCCGAGGTGGGCCGGCTGCGCCGGGCCGTCGACGACGCGGTGGAGCTGCTCGACGGCACGGGCCGCGACCGGACCCCGGACCCCGCGGCGGCGCGGGCCCGGCTGGACGCGGTGCGCGAAGCCCCGTAG
- a CDS encoding pyridoxamine 5'-phosphate oxidase family protein — MSTTEITTLEELDELIGTPLPWIADKARDRLDPIDVAWIGASPFCLVSTSAADGTCDVSPKGDPAGFVRVLDDRTLAIPERPGNRRIDGYRNMVTNPHVGLLFVVPGRTDTLRVNGRVRVIRDAPYFDDMVVKGHRPLLAAEVTVQEIFYHCAKSFLRSHLWQPDHWHPEDLPSRAQIVQALERRSDSLEEVTSYYESPAYADGLYRQNL, encoded by the coding sequence ATGAGCACGACCGAGATCACCACGCTGGAGGAGCTCGACGAGCTGATCGGCACCCCGCTGCCGTGGATCGCGGACAAGGCCCGCGACCGGCTCGACCCGATCGACGTGGCGTGGATCGGGGCGTCGCCGTTCTGCCTGGTGTCCACGAGCGCTGCCGACGGCACCTGCGACGTCTCCCCCAAGGGCGACCCCGCCGGCTTCGTCCGCGTCCTCGACGACCGCACGCTCGCGATCCCGGAGCGCCCGGGCAACCGGCGCATCGACGGTTACCGCAACATGGTCACCAACCCGCACGTCGGCCTGCTGTTCGTGGTGCCGGGGCGCACCGACACGCTGCGCGTCAACGGGCGGGTGCGCGTGATCCGCGACGCGCCGTACTTCGACGACATGGTCGTGAAGGGCCACCGGCCGCTCCTGGCCGCCGAGGTCACGGTGCAGGAGATCTTCTACCACTGCGCGAAGTCGTTCCTGCGCTCCCACCTGTGGCAGCCCGACCACTGGCACCCCGAGGACCTGCCGTCGCGCGCGCAGATCGTGCAGGCCCTCGAGCGACGGTCCGACTCGCTCGAGGAGGTCACGAGCTACTACGAGAGCCCGGCCTACGCCGACGGGCTCTACCGGCAGAACCTCTAG
- a CDS encoding VOC family protein has protein sequence MTAIATFSLVALDCPDPSELARFYGAITGWEVDGRPPELVGEDDGWVQLSAPGGGATIAFQKVPGHRPPQWPGTEHPQQAHLDFDVPDLDAAEERLLAIGARRHEVQPGETFRVYLDPAGHPFCLVLA, from the coding sequence ATGACCGCGATCGCCACCTTCTCCCTCGTCGCGCTCGACTGCCCGGACCCGTCCGAGCTGGCCCGGTTCTACGGGGCCATCACCGGCTGGGAGGTCGACGGGAGGCCCCCCGAGCTGGTCGGGGAGGACGACGGCTGGGTCCAGCTGAGCGCCCCCGGCGGCGGGGCCACCATCGCCTTCCAGAAGGTCCCCGGGCACCGGCCCCCGCAGTGGCCGGGCACCGAGCACCCCCAGCAGGCCCACCTCGACTTCGACGTGCCCGATCTCGACGCCGCCGAGGAGCGCCTGCTCGCGATCGGCGCCCGCAGGCACGAGGTCCAGCCCGGTGAGACGTTCCGGGTCTACCTCGACCCGGCCGGGCACCCGTTCTGCCTGGTGCTCGCATGA
- a CDS encoding CsbD family protein yields the protein MAADDKVDHKAEELKGKVKEGVGSATGDENLENQGRNDQAKSNLKQAGEKVKDAFKS from the coding sequence ATGGCAGCCGACGACAAGGTCGACCACAAGGCCGAGGAGCTCAAGGGCAAGGTCAAGGAGGGCGTCGGCAGCGCCACCGGTGACGAGAACCTCGAGAACCAGGGCCGTAACGACCAGGCCAAGAGCAACCTCAAGCAGGCCGGCGAGAAGGTCAAGGACGCCTTCAAGAGCTGA
- a CDS encoding AbrB family transcriptional regulator produces the protein MRCDGTDRDGWTRWGLLVGLTAAVTLGIAAFGVPSPALFGGLLVGTVLALAGRAPEHVPGGATTVAQAVIGVVIGLLARPGTLGAVAQSWLPVLLVAVGTLAVSMAAGLLMGVRRGVTPLTGMLALTAGGASGLVAVARELGGDERMVAVVQYLRVGIVTATMPVVAALAFGATVTGGADPGTGPGAPWAVDLGFLAVCVAAGLGIARLVRVPAGGLLGPMAVALALSLTGVTFGAAPPVLVVEIAYAVIGWQAGVRFTRTALRTVLGALPLATALIAAVVVACAGLGLLLSALTGVTPLEGYLATTPGGVYAVLATAISAGGDVTFVVAVQVIRVLLMLLVAPLLAGLVGRLGPSPG, from the coding sequence ATGAGATGTGACGGGACGGACCGGGACGGGTGGACGCGCTGGGGGCTGCTCGTCGGGCTCACCGCGGCCGTCACGCTGGGGATCGCCGCGTTCGGCGTCCCCTCCCCCGCGCTGTTCGGCGGGCTGCTCGTCGGCACGGTGCTGGCGCTGGCCGGACGGGCACCCGAGCACGTCCCGGGCGGTGCGACGACCGTCGCGCAGGCCGTCATCGGCGTGGTCATCGGCCTGCTCGCCCGGCCGGGCACGCTCGGGGCGGTCGCGCAGAGCTGGCTGCCGGTGCTGCTGGTGGCCGTCGGCACGCTCGCGGTCAGCATGGCCGCCGGGTTGCTGATGGGCGTGCGGCGCGGCGTCACCCCGCTCACCGGGATGCTCGCCCTCACCGCGGGCGGCGCGTCCGGACTGGTGGCCGTGGCCAGGGAGCTCGGCGGGGACGAGCGGATGGTCGCGGTCGTGCAGTACCTGCGGGTCGGGATCGTCACCGCGACGATGCCGGTCGTGGCCGCGCTCGCGTTCGGGGCCACCGTCACCGGCGGCGCCGACCCCGGCACGGGCCCGGGAGCGCCGTGGGCCGTCGACCTGGGGTTCCTCGCCGTGTGCGTCGCGGCCGGGCTGGGGATCGCCCGTCTCGTCCGCGTGCCGGCGGGCGGGCTGCTCGGGCCGATGGCGGTGGCCCTCGCGCTGAGCCTGACCGGCGTGACGTTCGGGGCCGCCCCACCCGTGCTCGTCGTCGAGATCGCCTACGCGGTGATCGGCTGGCAGGCCGGCGTGCGGTTCACCCGGACCGCCCTGCGCACGGTCCTCGGCGCACTGCCGCTGGCCACGGCGCTCATCGCGGCCGTCGTCGTGGCCTGCGCCGGACTGGGCCTGCTGCTGTCCGCCCTGACCGGTGTCACCCCGCTGGAGGGCTATCTCGCGACCACCCCCGGCGGGGTCTACGCGGTGCTCGCCACCGCCATCTCCGCGGGCGGCGACGTGACGTTCGTGGTGGCGGTGCAGGTGATCCGGGTGCTCCTCATGCTGCTCGTGGCCCCGCTGCTGGCCGGCCTGGTGGGCCGGCTCGGACCGTCCCCGGGGTGA
- a CDS encoding class II aldolase/adducin family protein: MSTDTNTAAPAGAAMTGAGGRSLYMARPQEFATVEEERAHRKAKLAAAFRMFSRAGLDEGVAGHITVRDPAEPDTFWVNPFGMHFAMIRSSDLVRVDEDGQVVEGDRAVNGAAVAIHCAVHAARPDVLAAAHAHGPAGKTLSSLEVGIEPLTQDACAFYDDVGVFDDFTGVVLDREEGRRIGVALGGHKAVILRNHGMLTVGTSVDSAAWWFLTLERTARCQLDAYAAAAGLSRPPRRIGREEAELTRGQVGYEGAGWFQFQPIWERISAEQPELFD; encoded by the coding sequence GTGAGCACCGACACGAACACCGCAGCCCCGGCCGGCGCGGCCATGACCGGAGCGGGCGGGCGCAGCCTGTACATGGCCCGGCCGCAGGAGTTCGCCACCGTCGAGGAGGAGCGGGCCCACCGCAAGGCCAAGCTGGCCGCGGCGTTCCGCATGTTCAGCCGGGCCGGGCTCGACGAGGGGGTCGCCGGCCACATCACGGTGCGCGACCCGGCGGAGCCCGACACGTTCTGGGTCAACCCGTTCGGGATGCACTTCGCGATGATCCGCAGCAGCGACCTGGTGCGCGTCGACGAGGACGGGCAGGTCGTGGAGGGCGACCGGGCGGTCAACGGGGCCGCGGTCGCCATCCACTGCGCGGTGCACGCCGCGCGGCCCGACGTCCTCGCCGCCGCCCACGCGCACGGCCCGGCCGGGAAGACGCTGTCCAGCCTGGAGGTCGGCATCGAGCCGCTCACCCAGGACGCCTGCGCCTTCTACGACGACGTGGGCGTGTTCGACGACTTCACCGGCGTCGTGCTCGACCGCGAGGAGGGCCGCCGCATCGGGGTCGCCCTGGGCGGCCACAAGGCGGTGATCCTGCGCAACCACGGGATGCTCACCGTCGGCACCAGCGTCGACAGCGCGGCGTGGTGGTTCCTCACCCTGGAACGCACGGCCCGCTGCCAGCTCGACGCGTACGCCGCGGCCGCCGGCCTGAGTCGCCCGCCCCGGCGGATCGGCCGGGAGGAGGCGGAGCTGACCCGCGGGCAGGTCGGCTACGAGGGTGCCGGTTGGTTCCAGTTCCAGCCCATCTGGGAGCGGATCAGCGCGGAGCAACCGGAGCTCTTCGACTGA